The proteins below come from a single Methanophagales archaeon genomic window:
- a CDS encoding winged helix-turn-helix domain-containing protein: protein MRDRSVIKGQKGQNIQNSIRIAVCSELRRRIIIALREGKRTLSELRDSLGVSSTTAIHALRELEKENIIFQDESRKYGLTRIGYVIGLKLSDFVDAVEVLKKHEDFWLTHDLSGIPTHLLEKIGWLKGSILLEDTAIDIFKVHTSFINLLASSKQIRGVSSIFVPEYPPLFEKLILKKRADVELVITEEVFNKMLEVINQEVLKKAIKDENFKFKLYTVEENIKAAFTVTDYFLSLGLFHVDGSYDYNRDIISYGKEAIEWGKELFEWYLKRAKPIFL from the coding sequence GTGAGGGATAGAAGTGTAATAAAAGGGCAAAAAGGGCAGAATATCCAGAATAGTATCCGCATCGCTGTTTGCTCTGAGCTGCGCAGGCGAATCATCATCGCTTTACGTGAGGGCAAGAGGACGCTGAGCGAGTTGAGGGATTCACTCGGGGTAAGTTCTACAACTGCAATACATGCATTGAGGGAGCTTGAGAAGGAGAATATAATCTTTCAGGACGAATCGAGGAAATATGGGCTGACGAGGATAGGGTATGTTATAGGATTAAAATTGAGTGATTTCGTTGATGCTGTGGAAGTGCTGAAGAAGCACGAGGACTTCTGGCTTACGCACGACCTCAGCGGTATTCCAACGCATCTGCTCGAGAAGATCGGGTGGTTGAAGGGCTCAATTCTTCTCGAAGATACTGCTATTGATATTTTTAAAGTCCACACGAGTTTTATTAACTTATTAGCGAGTAGTAAGCAGATAAGGGGAGTATCTTCAATTTTCGTTCCTGAGTATCCGCCCCTGTTTGAGAAGTTAATTCTAAAAAAAAGGGCTGATGTGGAACTTGTAATAACAGAAGAAGTGTTCAATAAAATGTTAGAGGTGATAAATCAAGAAGTATTAAAAAAGGCAATTAAGGATGAAAATTTCAAATTTAAACTATACACAGTGGAAGAAAACATAAAGGCTGCTTTTACTGTTACTGATTATTTCCTCTCCCTCGGACTGTTTCATGTTGATGGGTCTTATGACTACAATAGAGATATCATAAGCTATGGTAAAGAAGCGATTGAATGGGGAAAGGAACTTTTCGAGTGGTATTTAAAGCGAGCAAAACCAATCTTTCTTTGA